A region of Ignavibacteriota bacterium DNA encodes the following proteins:
- a CDS encoding M48 family metalloprotease gives MKKSIYNAKIYFVVLLSVVIFNYGCSDGVSVSNLNLFSISDDVNLGAQVVTEMHQDQANYPILNNPNATAYVQNIMNQIIQSPLVNYREQFNYQVTIIDTETINAFALPGGYIHVYKGLLKYLDNEATLAAILAHEVAHAERRHATKRMTKAYGASVLLGFLLGNNPSQIEEIAANLASGLGFLYNSREDEYEADEYSFKYLQSTVWYPGAGKFFFEKIGSESNNSAFAELFSTHPLDQKRIDALNKLIADAKLTEPSENNVFTQRYIQFKNTLQ, from the coding sequence TTGAAAAAATCTATCTACAACGCTAAAATTTATTTTGTTGTTTTACTTTCGGTGGTCATTTTTAATTATGGCTGCTCAGATGGTGTAAGTGTTAGCAATTTGAATTTATTCAGCATTTCGGATGATGTTAATCTCGGTGCTCAGGTTGTTACTGAAATGCATCAGGACCAAGCCAATTATCCGATATTAAACAATCCTAATGCTACTGCTTATGTTCAGAATATAATGAATCAGATTATTCAATCACCGCTTGTGAATTATAGAGAGCAATTTAATTATCAGGTAACAATAATTGATACCGAAACAATTAATGCGTTTGCTTTGCCGGGTGGTTATATTCATGTTTACAAAGGTCTGCTTAAATATCTTGATAATGAAGCTACCCTTGCTGCAATTCTTGCCCACGAAGTCGCCCATGCAGAAAGACGTCACGCTACTAAGAGAATGACTAAAGCTTATGGAGCATCAGTCTTACTCGGATTCCTGCTTGGAAATAATCCATCACAAATTGAGGAAATTGCAGCAAATCTTGCATCAGGATTGGGATTCCTCTATAACAGTCGTGAAGATGAGTACGAAGCTGATGAGTATTCATTCAAATATTTGCAGTCAACTGTATGGTATCCTGGTGCAGGCAAATTTTTCTTTGAAAAAATCGGTTCAGAGAGTAATAATAGCGCTTTTGCCGAACTTTTTTCCACACACCCGCTTGACCAAAAAAGAATTGACGCTCTGAATAAATTGATTGCAGATGCTAAGCTTACTGAGCCGTCTGAAAACAATGTTTTTACCCAGAGATATATTCAGTTTAAAAATACTTTGCAATAA
- a CDS encoding CoA-binding protein, with amino-acid sequence MNSAKEQTQQRADKFLKLNAIALIGVSEKADKFGNMIFNELKEKQINIFQLHSKHESLNNAPCYKSIDDMPEKPDGLIINVASNKTASLIEEYRKQGIQNFWIQRGSESPEAKKYCEDNNLDYVSGKCILMFAQPVKSVHSFHRTIWKWFGKS; translated from the coding sequence TTGAATTCGGCTAAAGAACAAACCCAGCAGAGGGCGGATAAATTTTTGAAATTAAATGCAATTGCCCTGATTGGAGTCTCCGAGAAAGCAGATAAATTTGGCAATATGATTTTCAATGAATTGAAAGAAAAGCAAATCAATATTTTTCAGCTACACAGTAAACACGAAAGTTTGAATAATGCACCTTGCTATAAATCAATTGATGATATGCCCGAAAAACCTGATGGATTGATAATTAATGTAGCTTCAAATAAAACCGCCTCTTTGATTGAGGAGTATCGTAAACAGGGAATCCAAAACTTCTGGATACAAAGAGGTTCTGAATCCCCTGAAGCAAAAAAATATTGCGAGGATAATAATCTTGACTATGTCAGCGGTAAGTGCATCCTGATGTTTGCACAACCGGTAAAATCCGTACACAGCTTTCACCGAACAATTTGGAAGTGGTTCGGAAAAAGTTAA
- a CDS encoding aldehyde dehydrogenase family protein, which translates to MLKFKNYINGEWVEPVDGKYFPNISPANREDIIGEFPDSGQPDVDNAAKAARAAFKEWSRMPAPKRGDIIKKAGDIFVRRKEELARIMTREMGKPTFETEGDVQEAIDTAYYSASETRRLFGYTAPSEMENKMNLSFRTAIGVCGIITAWNFPVAVPSWKILPGLAAGNTIIYKPSKESPHSGVIFAEILEEAGVPKGVFNLVLGKGSMGNMIVEHPEVNLIGFTGSTDIGTKLGEICGRMNKKVSLEMGGKNAQIVLDDANLELAVEGALWGAFGTTGQRCTATSRVIVEKGIYDKFVEIMVEKANNLKLGDGLVKGTDVGPVIHEKSLQNCQYYTNLGIEDGGRLVCGGEPATDGELAKGFFFKPTIIADVTVQNRLFNEEVFGPVLAITKAENFEHAIELQNHCEYGLSSSIFTRDVNKAFVAIREIEAGITYINAPTIGAEAHMPFGGVKGTGNGHREGGWTVFDIFTEWKTVYVDYSDKLQRAQIDNY; encoded by the coding sequence ATGTTAAAATTCAAAAATTATATCAACGGTGAATGGGTAGAGCCGGTTGATGGCAAATACTTCCCAAATATTTCCCCTGCAAATCGTGAAGATATTATAGGTGAATTTCCTGATTCAGGTCAGCCGGATGTTGACAACGCTGCAAAAGCTGCTCGTGCTGCTTTCAAAGAATGGAGCAGAATGCCTGCACCAAAACGCGGCGACATAATCAAAAAAGCAGGTGATATTTTTGTTCGCAGAAAAGAAGAATTAGCCCGCATTATGACACGCGAAATGGGCAAACCAACTTTTGAAACCGAAGGTGATGTTCAGGAAGCAATTGATACTGCATACTATTCAGCATCAGAAACACGCAGATTATTTGGTTATACAGCCCCATCAGAAATGGAAAATAAAATGAATTTATCTTTCCGTACTGCAATTGGTGTTTGTGGTATCATTACTGCATGGAATTTTCCGGTTGCCGTTCCTTCATGGAAAATTCTTCCCGGACTTGCAGCGGGTAACACTATAATTTATAAACCATCTAAAGAATCTCCTCATTCAGGAGTAATTTTTGCAGAAATTCTTGAAGAAGCAGGCGTTCCGAAAGGTGTGTTTAATCTTGTGCTTGGCAAAGGTTCAATGGGCAATATGATTGTAGAGCATCCTGAAGTTAATCTCATCGGATTTACAGGTTCTACTGATATTGGAACAAAATTAGGCGAAATTTGCGGCAGAATGAATAAAAAAGTATCACTCGAAATGGGTGGAAAAAATGCTCAAATCGTTCTTGATGATGCAAATCTTGAGCTTGCGGTTGAAGGAGCTTTATGGGGTGCGTTTGGTACGACCGGACAGCGTTGTACTGCTACTTCAAGAGTAATTGTTGAAAAAGGCATTTACGATAAATTTGTTGAAATTATGGTGGAAAAAGCTAATAATCTGAAACTCGGTGATGGACTCGTAAAAGGAACGGATGTTGGTCCGGTAATACACGAAAAATCGCTTCAGAATTGCCAGTATTATACTAATTTAGGTATTGAAGACGGCGGCAGATTGGTTTGTGGTGGCGAGCCGGCTACTGATGGCGAACTTGCTAAAGGATTTTTCTTCAAACCAACTATTATTGCTGATGTTACTGTACAAAACAGACTTTTCAATGAAGAAGTTTTTGGACCTGTTCTGGCAATTACTAAAGCAGAAAATTTTGAACACGCTATTGAACTTCAGAATCATTGTGAATATGGACTTTCATCATCAATTTTCACACGTGATGTAAATAAGGCATTTGTAGCAATTCGTGAAATTGAAGCAGGCATTACTTATATCAATGCTCCTACAATCGGAGCAGAAGCTCACATGCCTTTCGGCGGCGTGAAAGGTACCGGCAACGGACATCGCGAAGGTGGCTGGACTGTATTTGATATTTTCACCGAATGGAAAACGGTTTATGTTGATTATTCTGATAAACTCCAAAGAGCGCAAATAGATAACTATTAA
- a CDS encoding lamin tail domain-containing protein, with the protein MKKNLAVIIGIIFSVAGLHSQVVINEVSSVNYDVLMDEDHERPDWIELYNTSPNPVNLGGWKIFDRDNINNAWTFPNYEMAGYERFVVMASGKNYSNSGKFIMEAAGQGIFPHSRDDSYKFQYTELSGDFEFSVQVHSISNIAPFGSTGVIVREDLTNTNRFFGVFSQRDDRPNCEFLYRDTTVFEYRYPKRIYSKTEAIYPNVVLSVKRKDDSITAGIYDIEGFCLESHTMFWDFPHNVFVGIALSSTNPGNNGKASYSNLKVNGSAYGFESLNTIEHDLMLSGKSYFSREMHTNFSISRSGETVYLWNRQGNLVDKVELPEMYVDMSYARIPNGTGNWTYSMPPTPEKINENPKLGIVKNPQFSQEAGMYESPISVSIKLDNSAEVCFYTLDGSEPNETSTKYQGGTIFINNTTVLKAIAYRNNYIPSQIETATYLINENTAGMPVVSISSNPEYFFDEEIGLFERPHSNFEYPLTFEFFEFNDKRDFVNRTAIKTHGHGAALDEQTSLRFNAKSKYGLSDLEYPFFGESGLKVYDKILIRNSGQDRFGAFIRDAFVSVLGEKIDFVKGTAYRPVMVYLNGEFWGMYNLRERFDTELIEGRHKVEVPSISMMEPVYRLMAGSSRTYRDMLITMREIDADSVISYLDNIIDIDNLIDYSAVSFWANNTDWPQHNFKFWRSSQLDNKWRWILMDFDLSLNFDFTNIFRVDHFKYSMEKAQEDPELYHFPSILLNSFKSKEFRDKYLNRNCDLLNTTLSAEPLQNLLDSLITNIRPTVPIQINRWERSIPLFDKHVDMMMTYFEERPSYYREHLREYFELSGTVVIEVTSNLPNACTFNVNSLNKLPIGWNGIYFREIPIKVTYNRNIGSEFKFWFINESMIVLGDTLSFTPYDSIASIKAIFEEIFEPVPGMVVINEIMYKAAPDINSDDWVELYNPGDLDIDVSGWLMKDDNNNRHFAIPNNTTLKSGEYLVLIESRNRFTRIYPQIKNFTGEFSFGLGTDDMVRIFDNHGVLKDSVKYTNRPPWYPEADGLGPSLELIDAFSDNSIASSWRVSYVDGGTPGRPNSATSISDNFYENHLKVYPNPVRVQANIDFTVDKGENISLEIYDLFGNKIRNLIDGFYDAGFYSTFWDSKDEKGKLMPSGMYFIKIQSGNSSKIEKIILE; encoded by the coding sequence TTGAAGAAGAATTTAGCTGTTATAATAGGCATAATATTTTCTGTTGCAGGACTACATTCACAAGTTGTTATTAATGAAGTAAGCTCTGTAAATTATGATGTGTTAATGGATGAAGACCATGAAAGACCTGACTGGATTGAACTTTATAACACAAGTCCGAATCCTGTGAATCTTGGGGGCTGGAAAATTTTTGACCGTGACAATATTAACAATGCATGGACATTCCCAAATTATGAGATGGCAGGTTACGAGAGGTTTGTTGTCATGGCAAGCGGCAAAAACTACAGCAATTCCGGTAAATTCATTATGGAAGCCGCAGGTCAGGGGATTTTTCCACACTCCCGTGATGACAGCTATAAATTTCAATATACTGAATTAAGCGGTGATTTTGAGTTCTCCGTTCAGGTTCATTCCATCAGTAATATAGCTCCTTTTGGCAGTACAGGAGTAATTGTCAGAGAAGATTTAACGAATACAAACAGGTTCTTCGGTGTATTCTCGCAAAGAGATGACAGGCCAAATTGTGAGTTTTTATACCGCGACACAACAGTTTTTGAATATCGCTACCCTAAGAGAATTTACTCTAAAACTGAGGCAATTTATCCGAATGTTGTTCTATCGGTCAAAAGGAAAGACGACAGCATTACAGCCGGAATTTATGACATTGAGGGATTTTGTCTTGAATCGCACACAATGTTTTGGGATTTTCCCCACAATGTTTTTGTTGGAATAGCTTTATCCTCAACAAACCCCGGGAATAATGGTAAAGCATCATACTCAAACCTCAAAGTAAACGGCTCTGCTTATGGATTTGAAAGTTTAAATACTATCGAACATGACTTGATGCTCAGTGGTAAATCATATTTTTCAAGAGAAATGCACACAAATTTCAGCATTTCCCGGAGTGGAGAAACAGTTTACCTATGGAACAGGCAGGGCAATTTAGTTGATAAAGTTGAATTACCTGAAATGTATGTTGATATGTCTTATGCCAGAATTCCTAATGGAACCGGAAACTGGACTTACTCAATGCCACCAACACCGGAAAAAATCAATGAAAACCCCAAGCTTGGAATAGTAAAAAATCCTCAGTTTTCACAAGAAGCCGGAATGTATGAATCGCCGATTAGTGTTTCGATTAAACTGGATAATTCAGCCGAAGTGTGTTTCTACACATTAGATGGAAGCGAGCCTAATGAGACATCAACTAAATATCAGGGTGGTACTATTTTCATTAATAATACAACAGTTCTTAAAGCTATTGCTTACCGCAATAACTATATTCCAAGTCAAATTGAAACAGCTACATATTTGATAAATGAAAATACTGCGGGTATGCCGGTAGTCTCAATTTCATCAAATCCCGAATATTTTTTTGATGAGGAAATTGGATTATTTGAAAGACCTCATTCAAATTTTGAATATCCTTTAACATTTGAATTTTTTGAATTCAATGACAAACGTGATTTTGTCAACAGAACAGCTATCAAAACTCATGGTCATGGTGCAGCGTTGGATGAGCAAACATCTCTAAGGTTCAATGCCAAGTCGAAATATGGACTTAGTGACCTTGAATATCCATTTTTTGGAGAAAGCGGACTAAAAGTTTATGATAAAATATTGATAAGAAATTCAGGTCAGGATAGGTTTGGTGCATTCATTAGAGATGCATTTGTAAGTGTACTCGGTGAGAAAATTGATTTTGTGAAAGGAACTGCTTACAGGCCGGTTATGGTTTATTTGAATGGTGAATTTTGGGGAATGTATAATCTCCGGGAAAGATTTGATACCGAATTAATTGAAGGAAGGCATAAGGTCGAAGTGCCTTCAATCAGTATGATGGAGCCGGTTTACAGATTAATGGCAGGTTCTTCCAGAACCTATCGCGATATGTTAATTACAATGCGGGAAATTGATGCCGACTCAGTTATTTCATATTTAGATAATATAATTGACATAGATAATTTGATTGATTATTCCGCAGTTTCATTTTGGGCTAATAACACAGATTGGCCCCAGCATAATTTCAAATTTTGGCGTTCAAGTCAATTAGATAACAAATGGCGTTGGATTTTAATGGATTTTGATTTATCTTTAAATTTTGACTTTACCAATATTTTCAGAGTTGACCATTTTAAATATTCGATGGAAAAAGCTCAGGAAGACCCTGAATTATATCATTTCCCGTCAATTTTATTAAATTCATTCAAAAGCAAAGAATTTAGAGATAAATACTTAAATAGAAATTGTGACTTGTTGAATACAACTTTAAGTGCTGAACCTTTGCAAAATTTACTTGATAGTCTAATAACAAATATACGACCAACAGTTCCAATTCAAATTAACAGGTGGGAAAGAAGTATACCACTTTTTGATAAACACGTTGATATGATGATGACTTATTTTGAAGAACGACCCTCCTACTATCGTGAGCATTTGAGAGAATACTTTGAATTAAGTGGTACAGTTGTAATTGAAGTAACATCAAATTTACCAAATGCCTGTACTTTTAATGTCAATAGTCTAAATAAATTGCCAATTGGCTGGAACGGTATCTATTTCAGGGAAATACCGATAAAAGTGACTTACAACCGAAATATTGGAAGTGAATTCAAATTCTGGTTTATAAACGAAAGCATGATAGTATTAGGTGATACGCTATCATTTACTCCTTATGATTCAATTGCAAGTATAAAAGCGATTTTCGAGGAAATATTCGAGCCAGTTCCCGGGATGGTCGTCATTAATGAAATAATGTATAAAGCTGCACCGGATATTAATTCAGATGACTGGGTTGAATTGTATAATCCGGGTGATTTGGATATTGATGTAAGTGGCTGGTTAATGAAAGATGACAACAATAACCGACATTTCGCAATTCCAAATAATACTACTTTAAAATCAGGTGAATATCTTGTATTAATCGAGAGTAGAAACAGATTTACAAGAATATATCCTCAAATCAAAAATTTCACTGGAGAATTTTCATTTGGTTTGGGTACTGATGATATGGTAAGAATATTCGATAATCATGGTGTATTGAAAGATTCTGTAAAATACACAAATCGTCCTCCATGGTATCCCGAAGCAGACGGGCTTGGTCCATCACTTGAACTTATTGATGCGTTTTCAGATAATTCAATTGCCTCATCATGGCGAGTTTCTTATGTTGACGGAGGCACTCCCGGCAGACCAAATTCTGCAACAAGCATATCAGATAACTTTTATGAAAACCACTTAAAAGTGTACCCGAATCCTGTAAGAGTACAAGCAAATATTGACTTTACTGTTGATAAGGGTGAAAATATTTCACTTGAAATTTATGATTTATTTGGGAATAAAATCAGAAATCTAATTGATGGATTTTATGATGCAGGGTTTTATTCTACATTTTGGGACAGCAAAGATGAAAAAGGGAAATTAATGCCATCTGGAATGTATTTTATTAAGATTCAATCCGGCAATTCATCAAAAATTGAAAAAATAATATTGGAGTAG
- a CDS encoding 4Fe-4S dicluster domain-containing protein, with protein MDFGIKNIIFIVIFIGAFAFFTKNALRLISYLKLGKPDNRFGEIGNRIRQTLIVAFAQTKILRDKQAGPIHAGIFWGFLILLFSAVNAIVAGLFGVYDFFSFLGPIYSVITILTDLFCFAIIIAIVFALWRRYGAKVKRLQVEAEKIEAAFILLMIFTIVTSLLFENATASVMYEAGWSVRPLAAAVGMMIPESAVIPIHEISFWIHILLIFAFMNYLPFSKHLHVLTSVPNVYFSNTGPVNKLDNIDFEDENIEKYGVSDVEDFKWKTLLDGYTCTHCGRCTSVCPANITGKVLDPRQIIIEIRERTMEKMPILAKYANGEANYTEDEQKILDKKFIGEYENIEALWQCTTCGACMQECPVNIEHVPAIVDMRRSLVMMESEFPALLQNTFGNLETNATPWAFPPSERADWADGADIKTAAELGEFDILFWVGCAGSFDDRAKKVSLAFSKLMQIADINFAILGTEEQCNGDVARRTGNEYLADMMVKANIETIGQYKFNKIVATCPHCFNTLKNEYPTFGANYEVVHHSQFIMDLIKQGKLSPSAHSDAINDFTYHDSCYMGRYNNVYDEPRDTLLSVPGLKIRETVRSKDRGLCCGAGGGQMFLEEDQGKRVNIERTEELLETGAKNIAVNCPFCMTMITDGVKAKEIEDVKVKDISEVILENIESK; from the coding sequence ATGGATTTTGGAATAAAGAATATAATATTTATTGTAATATTTATAGGTGCTTTTGCATTCTTCACAAAAAATGCACTGAGATTAATCTCATATCTTAAGCTTGGAAAGCCAGATAATCGTTTTGGTGAAATAGGCAATCGCATAAGACAAACCCTTATAGTCGCATTTGCTCAAACAAAAATATTGAGAGATAAACAAGCCGGTCCAATTCATGCCGGTATATTCTGGGGATTTCTAATACTCCTTTTTTCTGCTGTGAATGCAATAGTAGCAGGGTTATTCGGAGTATATGACTTTTTTAGTTTCTTAGGACCAATTTACAGTGTTATAACAATACTTACAGATTTATTCTGCTTTGCTATTATTATTGCGATTGTTTTTGCGTTATGGAGACGATATGGAGCTAAGGTCAAGCGTCTGCAAGTTGAAGCAGAGAAAATTGAAGCGGCATTCATATTATTAATGATTTTTACAATCGTAACATCATTGCTGTTTGAAAACGCCACTGCAAGTGTAATGTATGAAGCCGGTTGGTCAGTAAGACCTTTAGCGGCGGCTGTTGGTATGATGATACCGGAATCAGCAGTTATCCCGATTCACGAAATATCATTCTGGATTCATATATTGCTAATTTTTGCATTTATGAATTACTTGCCATTTTCTAAGCATTTACACGTTCTGACTTCTGTACCTAATGTATATTTCTCAAATACAGGACCTGTTAATAAACTTGACAATATTGATTTTGAAGATGAAAATATCGAAAAATACGGTGTCTCGGATGTCGAAGATTTCAAGTGGAAAACTCTGTTAGATGGTTATACATGCACTCATTGCGGAAGGTGTACAAGTGTTTGTCCGGCAAATATCACAGGTAAAGTTCTCGACCCAAGGCAGATTATCATAGAAATTCGTGAACGCACTATGGAAAAAATGCCGATTTTGGCAAAATATGCCAACGGCGAAGCAAATTATACTGAAGACGAACAAAAAATTCTTGATAAAAAATTCATCGGTGAATACGAAAATATCGAAGCTCTATGGCAATGCACTACTTGTGGCGCTTGTATGCAGGAATGCCCCGTAAATATTGAACACGTTCCGGCAATCGTTGATATGCGACGCTCACTTGTAATGATGGAAAGCGAGTTTCCTGCACTTTTACAGAATACATTCGGAAATCTTGAAACAAATGCAACTCCTTGGGCTTTCCCTCCGTCTGAAAGAGCCGATTGGGCAGATGGTGCTGATATCAAAACTGCTGCTGAGCTGGGTGAATTCGATATTCTTTTCTGGGTGGGATGTGCAGGTAGTTTCGATGACAGAGCCAAAAAAGTATCACTTGCTTTTTCAAAACTAATGCAGATTGCTGATATTAATTTTGCTATTCTCGGTACTGAAGAACAGTGCAACGGTGATGTTGCCCGCAGAACCGGAAACGAATATTTAGCTGATATGATGGTTAAAGCAAATATCGAAACTATCGGTCAGTATAAATTCAACAAAATTGTTGCAACTTGTCCACATTGCTTTAATACACTTAAAAATGAATATCCGACCTTTGGTGCCAATTACGAAGTAGTGCATCATTCACAATTCATAATGGACTTAATCAAGCAAGGAAAACTCAGCCCATCTGCACACTCAGATGCTATTAATGATTTTACATATCACGATAGCTGCTATATGGGACGTTACAATAATGTTTATGACGAGCCGCGCGATACACTACTTTCGGTGCCCGGACTAAAAATCAGAGAAACTGTCCGCTCCAAAGACAGAGGTTTATGTTGTGGTGCTGGCGGCGGTCAGATGTTCCTCGAAGAAGACCAGGGTAAGAGAGTAAATATTGAGCGTACAGAAGAACTACTTGAAACAGGAGCAAAAAATATTGCTGTTAACTGCCCATTCTGTATGACTATGATTACCGATGGAGTTAAAGCTAAAGAAATCGAAGATGTTAAAGTAAAAGACATATCCGAAGTTATTCTTGAAAATATTGAAAGTAAGTGA
- a CDS encoding DUF4159 domain-containing protein — translation MANIKYIFLATVIISIFSFEALSQIQGSAIKLGRVKYSGGGDWYNDPSSEPQLLTFVKKNTNINVESAYEFVDLGTDNIFYYPILFLTGHGNVNFTDSEVRRLRAYLENGGFLYIDDDYGLDQYIRREMKKVFPNQEFIEIPYSHGLFNSPYPFPNGAPKVHEHDEKPPQTFGLFHEGRLCVLYTYESNPSDGWPEPDVHKVEPDKRLQALKFGTNIIVWALSN, via the coding sequence ATGGCAAATATCAAATATATATTTCTTGCAACAGTAATAATTTCAATATTCAGTTTTGAAGCTTTATCACAAATTCAGGGCAGTGCAATAAAGCTTGGCAGAGTTAAGTATTCAGGTGGTGGAGATTGGTATAACGACCCCTCCTCCGAACCTCAGCTTCTTACTTTTGTCAAAAAGAATACAAACATTAATGTTGAGTCGGCTTATGAGTTCGTTGATTTGGGCACAGATAATATTTTTTATTATCCGATTCTATTTTTGACCGGACACGGAAATGTTAATTTTACTGATAGTGAAGTCCGCCGTTTAAGAGCCTATCTTGAGAATGGTGGCTTTTTGTATATAGATGATGATTATGGTTTAGACCAATATATCCGCCGTGAGATGAAAAAAGTATTCCCAAATCAGGAATTTATCGAAATTCCATATTCTCACGGATTATTTAATTCACCTTATCCATTCCCGAATGGTGCTCCAAAAGTACATGAACACGATGAAAAACCACCTCAGACTTTCGGACTTTTTCACGAAGGAAGACTTTGTGTGCTATATACTTATGAATCAAATCCAAGTGATGGCTGGCCAGAGCCTGATGTTCATAAAGTCGAGCCTGACAAAAGGCTTCAAGCACTCAAATTTGGTACAAATATTATCGTATGGGCGTTAAGCAATTAA
- a CDS encoding SAM-dependent chlorinase/fluorinase produces the protein MGRSIAILTDFGHTDNYVGIMKGVIRKISPFADIIDLNHGIESGNIRSAAYNLESAYQYFPKNTIFLCVVDPGVGSTRKAVAIESEGFFFVAPDNGLLTPIIQKSKSNITAVELTNKKFQLDNRSSTFHGRDIFAPVAAHISMKTELLELGDVINIKNLVQLNDYIAKKNGNEITGNIVHKDKFGNLITDIPEDWVNKKKRSKDLSCRI, from the coding sequence ATGGGACGCTCTATTGCCATTCTGACTGATTTCGGTCATACCGATAATTATGTCGGTATTATGAAAGGGGTTATCAGAAAAATCAGCCCATTTGCTGATATTATTGATTTGAATCATGGCATTGAGTCGGGAAATATTCGTTCAGCTGCTTACAACCTCGAATCTGCATATCAATATTTTCCTAAAAACACTATTTTCCTATGTGTTGTTGACCCTGGAGTCGGCAGCACGAGAAAAGCTGTTGCAATCGAAAGTGAAGGATTCTTTTTCGTGGCTCCTGATAATGGACTTCTCACTCCAATTATTCAAAAATCAAAAAGTAATATTACAGCAGTTGAACTTACAAATAAAAAATTTCAACTTGATAACCGGTCATCAACATTTCATGGAAGAGATATTTTCGCACCTGTTGCAGCACATATTTCTATGAAAACTGAATTATTGGAATTAGGTGATGTAATCAATATTAAAAACCTCGTACAACTAAATGATTACATAGCTAAAAAAAATGGTAATGAAATAACCGGAAATATTGTCCATAAAGACAAATTCGGAAATCTGATAACTGACATACCCGAAGATTGGGTAAACAAAAAAAAAAGAAGTAAAGACCTTAGTTGCAGGATTTGA
- a CDS encoding SAM-dependent chlorinase/fluorinase has product MPHLSNTFSDAPEGALLAYIGSSGFLEIAVNSGIASDIIKEKKVRILL; this is encoded by the coding sequence ATTCCACACTTATCAAATACATTCTCAGATGCACCAGAAGGAGCACTTCTTGCATATATCGGCAGCTCAGGATTTCTCGAGATTGCTGTCAACAGTGGCATAGCCTCAGATATAATAAAAGAAAAAAAAGTCAGAATACTATTATAA
- a CDS encoding adenine-specific methyltransferase EcoRI family protein: MKKESANKNLHSAKNAKKDEFYTQLPDIEKELRHYKEHFAGKTVFCNCDDPRVSNFFHYFSYNFENLGLKKLITTCYKNQDMEFFSNHDSERAIYLEYDGDKNGDKIPNPEEIGIQYLEGDGDFRSKESIELLKKSDIVVTNPPFSLFREYVAQLIEYDKKFVILGNMNAITYKEIFKLIKENRIWIGPSIHSGDREFGVPEDYPLAAASYRIDEKGRKYIRVKGVRWFTNMDFKERHEDLILYKKYTPEEYPKYDNYDAINIDKTKDIPMDYAGAMGVPITFLDKYNPEQFEIIKFRKGDDDRDLVINGKSPYFRIVIRNKRLVC; the protein is encoded by the coding sequence ATGAAAAAAGAGTCTGCTAATAAAAATTTACACAGTGCTAAGAATGCTAAGAAAGATGAGTTTTATACTCAATTACCGGATATTGAAAAAGAACTTCGCCACTACAAAGAACATTTTGCGGGAAAAACTGTTTTCTGCAACTGCGATGACCCGCGTGTGAGTAATTTTTTCCATTATTTTTCTTATAATTTTGAAAATCTTGGGCTGAAAAAACTAATTACGACCTGCTATAAAAATCAGGATATGGAATTTTTCAGCAATCACGATTCTGAGAGGGCTATATATCTTGAATATGACGGCGATAAGAACGGTGATAAGATACCAAACCCCGAGGAAATCGGTATTCAGTATTTGGAGGGTGACGGCGATTTTCGAAGTAAGGAAAGCATAGAGCTACTGAAAAAGTCTGACATTGTGGTTACTAATCCGCCTTTTTCACTTTTCAGGGAATATGTCGCCCAGCTTATCGAATATGATAAAAAGTTTGTGATTTTGGGTAATATGAATGCAATTACTTACAAAGAAATTTTCAAACTTATTAAAGAAAATAGAATTTGGATTGGACCAAGTATACATAGTGGAGATAGAGAGTTCGGAGTTCCTGAAGATTATCCCCTTGCAGCAGCTAGTTATAGAATTGATGAAAAAGGAAGAAAATATATTAGAGTTAAGGGAGTGCGTTGGTTTACCAATATGGACTTTAAAGAAAGGCACGAAGACCTGATACTTTATAAAAAATATACACCAGAAGAATATCCGAAGTATGATAACTATGATGCAATTAATATAGATAAAACAAAAGATATACCAATGGACTATGCCGGAGCAATGGGCGTCCCAATTACATTTCTTGATAAATATAATCCTGAGCAGTTTGAGATAATCAAATTCAGAAAGGGTGATGATGATAGAGATTTAGTTATTAATGGTAAAAGTCCATATTTTAGAATAGTGATACGGAATAAGAGATTGGTGTGTTAG